A single region of the Mycobacterium lentiflavum genome encodes:
- a CDS encoding septum formation family protein, protein MEAMSDTLETEVAAPGPPAAEAERPLAGFQLPRTLQATATRRALLLFALGGLLIAGLVTALPVGGPGQGRLAGYLDSNPVPSTGAKTDAAFNRAKSGDCLMWPDVTPESASIVKCTDDHKFEVAESIDMRTFPGSEYGPNAAPPSPARIQQISQEQCEAAVRRYLGPKYDPNSKFSVSLLWAGDRAWRQSGERRMLCGLQMPGANNEQAAFKGKVADVDQSKVWPAGTCLGIDSTANQPIDVPVDCKAPHAMEVTGTVNLAEKFTGALPAEPEQDGYIKDACTKMTDAYLAPVKLRTTTLTLIYPTVALPSWSAGSREVACSIGATLGNGGWATLVNRAKGQLLINGMAPVPPPDIPEERLTMPQMPQLPVQVPASPASPPQQSNAPPEMPQGNQHLPQQQPVVTPPRATTQAPANQAPQDVPAPPADNGAPPAGNQAPPPMPDAPPPGAPPAPAEPAPAG, encoded by the coding sequence ATGGAGGCGATGTCGGACACGCTCGAGACGGAAGTCGCCGCGCCAGGCCCGCCCGCCGCCGAGGCGGAGCGGCCGCTGGCCGGCTTCCAGTTGCCGCGCACCCTGCAGGCGACGGCGACCCGACGGGCGTTGCTTCTGTTCGCGCTCGGCGGGCTGTTGATCGCCGGCCTGGTAACCGCACTGCCGGTCGGCGGGCCGGGGCAGGGCCGGCTTGCCGGCTACCTCGACAGCAATCCGGTACCCAGCACCGGAGCTAAGACCGACGCCGCCTTCAACCGCGCCAAAAGCGGCGATTGTCTGATGTGGCCGGACGTCACACCGGAGTCCGCGAGCATCGTCAAGTGCACCGACGACCACAAGTTCGAGGTCGCCGAATCCATCGACATGCGCACCTTCCCCGGCTCGGAATACGGTCCCAACGCCGCCCCGCCGTCGCCGGCTCGCATCCAACAGATCAGCCAGGAGCAGTGCGAGGCCGCGGTGCGCCGTTACCTCGGGCCAAAATACGACCCCAACAGCAAATTCAGCGTCAGCCTGCTGTGGGCGGGTGATCGGGCCTGGCGCCAGTCCGGCGAGCGCCGCATGTTGTGCGGCCTGCAGATGCCCGGCGCGAACAACGAACAGGCCGCTTTCAAGGGCAAGGTCGCCGACGTCGACCAGTCCAAGGTGTGGCCGGCCGGCACCTGCCTGGGCATCGACTCGACCGCCAACCAGCCCATCGACGTCCCGGTCGACTGCAAGGCGCCGCACGCGATGGAGGTCACCGGCACGGTGAACCTGGCCGAGAAGTTCACGGGGGCGCTGCCGGCCGAGCCCGAGCAAGACGGCTACATCAAGGACGCCTGCACCAAGATGACCGACGCCTATCTCGCGCCGGTTAAGTTGCGCACCACCACGTTGACGCTGATTTACCCGACCGTGGCGCTGCCGAGTTGGTCGGCGGGTAGCCGCGAGGTCGCCTGCAGCATCGGCGCCACACTGGGCAACGGGGGCTGGGCCACCCTGGTCAACAGGGCCAAGGGTCAGCTGCTGATCAACGGTATGGCCCCGGTGCCGCCGCCCGACATTCCCGAAGAGCGGCTGACGATGCCGCAGATGCCGCAGCTTCCGGTTCAGGTTCCGGCCAGCCCGGCGAGCCCGCCCCAGCAGTCCAACGCTCCCCCGGAGATGCCGCAGGGCAATCAGCACCTGCCCCAGCAGCAGCCGGTGGTGACACCGCCCCGGGCGACCACGCAAGCCCCGGCTAACCAAGCGCCGCAAGATGTTCCGGCGCCTCCGGCCGACAACGGTGCACCGCCGGCGGGCAACCAGGCGCCACCGCCGATGCCGGACGCACCTCCACCGGGCGCACCGCCCGCGCCAGCCGAGCCGGCACCGGCAGGCTAG
- a CDS encoding metallopeptidase family protein, with protein sequence MAVRMDPQRFDELVSDALDLIPAQLAAAMDNVVILVEDRHPDEPELLGLYEGVALTERDSDYGGSLPDAITIYREALLDICDSDDDVVEEVAITVIHEIAHHFGIDDDRLEELGWG encoded by the coding sequence GTGGCCGTGCGGATGGATCCGCAGCGGTTCGACGAACTGGTCTCCGACGCACTCGATCTGATCCCTGCCCAGCTGGCGGCCGCGATGGACAACGTCGTCATCCTCGTCGAGGACCGCCATCCCGACGAGCCCGAACTGCTGGGGCTCTACGAAGGGGTGGCGTTGACCGAGCGTGACTCCGACTACGGTGGATCGCTGCCGGACGCCATCACGATCTACCGCGAGGCACTGCTAGATATCTGCGACTCCGATGACGACGTCGTCGAGGAGGTGGCGATCACCGTGATCCACGAAATTGCCCACCATTTCGGTATCGACGATGACCGGCTCGAAGAACTGGGCTGGGGCTAA
- a CDS encoding histidine phosphatase family protein → MSGRLVLLRHGQSFGNVERRLDTRPPGTDLTPTGRDQARAFALDAGRPALLAHSVANRAAQTAAVIGSHVDVAPREFAGIHEVQVGHLENRNDDEAVAEFNAIYERWQHGELDVALPGGETANDVLDRYVPVLTELRMRYLDDHAWTGDIVVVSHGAAIRLVSAVLAGVDAGFALDNHLGNAESVVLAPITDGRWSCVRWGTLTPPFYPEPEPSPVADAVHSGTDPMG, encoded by the coding sequence ATGAGTGGTCGGTTGGTGCTGCTTCGGCACGGCCAGTCGTTCGGCAATGTCGAACGGCGGCTGGACACCCGGCCGCCCGGGACGGATCTGACGCCGACGGGGCGCGACCAGGCGCGGGCGTTCGCGCTCGACGCCGGGCGCCCGGCGCTGCTCGCGCACTCGGTGGCCAACCGGGCGGCACAGACCGCCGCGGTGATCGGCAGCCACGTCGACGTGGCCCCGCGTGAATTCGCCGGGATACACGAGGTACAGGTGGGGCACCTGGAAAACCGCAACGACGACGAGGCGGTCGCGGAGTTCAACGCCATTTACGAGCGCTGGCAGCACGGCGAACTCGACGTGGCGCTGCCCGGCGGCGAAACCGCCAACGACGTGCTGGACCGCTACGTCCCGGTGCTTACCGAGTTGCGGATGCGCTACCTCGACGACCACGCGTGGACCGGCGACATCGTCGTCGTCAGCCATGGCGCGGCGATCCGGCTGGTATCCGCGGTGCTGGCCGGAGTCGACGCCGGCTTCGCCCTGGACAACCACCTGGGCAATGCGGAGTCGGTGGTGCTGGCCCCGATCACCGACGGGCGGTGGAGTTGTGTGCGATGGGGAACCCTGACGCCGCCGTTCTACCCGGAGCCCGAGCCGAGCCCCGTCGCGGACGCGGTGCACTCGGGCACCGATCCGATGGGCTGA
- the pheA gene encoding prephenate dehydratase — protein MVGITYLGPEGTFTEAALLQMMSAGLIPDHHLGPVERTPIESTPAALEAVRSGETDYACVPIENSIDGTVVPTLDSLANGSPMQIFAETTLDVAFSIVVQPGLGKKLGADDVKTLAAFPVAAAQVRRWLAANLPDVELRPAYSNADAARQVAKGEADAAVTSPLAATHWKLESLAQGVVDELNARTRFVLVGRPGPPPVRTGADRTSVVLRIENAPGALLAALGEFGIRDIDLTRIESRPTRTELGTYQFFVDCAGHIDDDAVAEALKALHRRCVDVRYLGSWPTGSATGIGPPPPDEASRWLARLREGKPEQADASAGGFRR, from the coding sequence GTGGTCGGCATCACTTACCTCGGTCCCGAAGGGACCTTCACCGAGGCAGCGCTCTTGCAGATGATGTCGGCCGGGCTGATCCCCGACCATCATCTGGGCCCGGTAGAGCGGACACCGATCGAAAGCACGCCCGCCGCGCTCGAGGCAGTCCGCAGCGGGGAGACCGACTACGCGTGTGTGCCGATCGAGAACTCGATCGACGGCACGGTGGTGCCGACATTGGACAGCCTTGCGAACGGCTCGCCGATGCAGATCTTCGCCGAGACGACGCTGGACGTGGCCTTCAGCATCGTCGTCCAACCCGGCCTGGGTAAGAAACTCGGCGCCGACGACGTCAAGACGCTGGCGGCCTTTCCGGTGGCTGCCGCCCAGGTGCGCCGCTGGCTCGCCGCCAACTTGCCCGACGTCGAACTGCGCCCGGCGTACTCGAACGCCGATGCCGCGCGGCAGGTGGCCAAGGGTGAGGCCGACGCCGCGGTGACCTCGCCGCTGGCCGCTACGCACTGGAAGCTCGAGTCGCTGGCCCAAGGCGTGGTCGACGAACTCAACGCCCGGACCCGCTTCGTGTTAGTGGGCCGCCCAGGGCCGCCGCCGGTGCGTACCGGTGCCGATCGCACCTCGGTGGTGTTGCGGATCGAGAATGCGCCGGGCGCACTGCTCGCGGCGCTGGGCGAATTCGGCATCCGCGACATCGACCTGACCCGAATCGAATCCCGGCCGACCCGAACCGAACTCGGTACCTATCAGTTCTTCGTCGACTGCGCGGGACATATCGACGACGATGCTGTCGCCGAGGCACTCAAGGCGCTGCACCGTCGTTGTGTGGACGTGCGGTATCTAGGTTCCTGGCCGACGGGCTCGGCGACGGGCATCGGGCCACCACCACCAGACGAGGCGTCGCGCTGGCTGGCGCGGCTGCGGGAGGGTAAACCTGAGCAGGCCGATGCTTCGGCGGGGGGATTTAGACGATGA
- a CDS encoding DUF2470 domain-containing protein, whose amino-acid sequence MLPLTSAAPTTAERIRSACARAGGALLAVEREEPVPTPVHHLLHDGSFAVALPSDGTAGGRVCVSQALLELTDYAPLPLREPVRSLVWVRGHLRQVPPNEINPTLDVIASECPHPALLQVDTPKCMPPTPGEDRYTLLRLEVASVVVTDATGAEPVDIRDLLAARPDPFCEIESSLLWHLDTAHGDVVARLVSRLPAPLRRGHVRPLGLDRYGVRFRVEGGDGDDHDIRLPFHKPVDDMTGLSQAIRVLMGCPFINGLRARP is encoded by the coding sequence ATGTTACCGCTGACCAGCGCCGCGCCGACGACTGCCGAACGCATCCGCAGCGCCTGTGCCCGGGCCGGCGGCGCCCTGCTTGCGGTCGAGCGCGAGGAGCCGGTGCCCACGCCGGTGCACCACCTGCTGCACGACGGATCCTTCGCGGTCGCCCTGCCCAGCGACGGCACGGCGGGTGGCCGGGTCTGCGTCTCCCAAGCGCTGCTCGAACTGACCGACTACGCACCGCTTCCGCTGCGGGAGCCGGTGCGTTCGCTGGTGTGGGTCCGCGGCCACCTGCGCCAGGTCCCGCCGAACGAGATAAACCCCACCCTCGATGTGATCGCCAGCGAGTGCCCGCATCCGGCGCTGCTGCAGGTGGATACGCCGAAGTGCATGCCGCCGACCCCGGGCGAGGATCGCTACACGCTGCTGCGGCTCGAAGTTGCGTCCGTCGTGGTTACCGACGCCACCGGCGCCGAGCCCGTCGACATCCGGGACCTGCTCGCGGCGCGTCCCGACCCATTCTGCGAGATCGAGTCGAGCCTGCTGTGGCACCTGGACACGGCCCACGGCGACGTCGTCGCCCGCTTGGTGTCGCGGCTGCCGGCGCCGTTGCGGCGCGGACACGTGCGCCCGCTGGGGCTGGACCGCTACGGGGTACGGTTCCGTGTCGAAGGCGGCGACGGCGACGACCACGATATCCGGCTGCCGTTCCACAAGCCGGTGGACGACATGACCGGGTTAAGCCAGGCCATTCGCGTGCTGATGGGTTGCCCCTTCATCAACGGCTTGCGCGCCCGCCCGTAA
- a CDS encoding LCP family protein, which yields MNGDRSAHRERRRRPIPPEPRAEPPPMLHRPTNPPPSATDQTVPLPRISPPVSVGAAGPGQVAPSDKPRSRARPRDQSSPPSDLPGVHRKPKKRRWGRVIASTLLTGFLLTVVVVVGGGWWLDTTLHRTTVLTNYPDRPASSRGTNWLLVGSDSRQGLSAEQQENLATGGDVGSSRTDTILLIHIPALGSSNPTTMVSIPRDSFVPIPGHGKDKINSAFAIGGAPLLVQTVEQATGLRLDHYAEIGFSGFAAVVDALGGVTVCPTAPINDPLAGIDLPAGCQKLNGRSALGYVRTRDTPRADLDRMVNQRQFISALLHRAASPSVWLNPWRWYAVPHAAAEALTVDDRDHVWDLARLGWALHGSTTTLTVPIGDFASNSAGSVVVWNHDVAGQLFEALVADSAVPAAALEGQS from the coding sequence GTGAACGGCGACCGATCAGCACACCGTGAACGCCGTCGGCGTCCGATCCCGCCAGAGCCGCGTGCCGAGCCGCCGCCGATGCTGCATCGCCCCACCAATCCGCCGCCGTCTGCTACCGACCAGACGGTGCCGCTCCCCCGAATCTCGCCGCCGGTGTCCGTCGGCGCGGCGGGCCCCGGCCAGGTGGCGCCAAGCGACAAACCGCGATCGCGCGCACGGCCACGCGACCAGTCGTCGCCGCCGTCGGACCTGCCGGGCGTGCACCGCAAGCCCAAGAAGCGCCGCTGGGGACGGGTGATCGCGTCGACACTGTTGACCGGTTTCCTGCTGACCGTCGTCGTTGTCGTGGGCGGCGGCTGGTGGTTGGACACGACGCTGCATCGCACGACGGTGCTGACCAATTACCCCGATCGACCGGCATCCAGCCGCGGCACCAACTGGCTACTCGTAGGGTCGGACAGTCGCCAGGGCCTGTCGGCCGAGCAGCAGGAGAATCTGGCCACCGGAGGCGATGTCGGTAGCAGTCGCACCGACACGATCCTGCTGATCCACATCCCCGCGCTGGGGTCGAGCAATCCGACGACGATGGTGTCGATACCGCGCGACTCGTTCGTGCCGATTCCGGGACATGGCAAGGACAAGATCAACTCAGCCTTCGCGATCGGCGGGGCACCATTACTGGTCCAGACGGTGGAGCAGGCTACGGGACTGCGCCTTGACCACTACGCCGAGATCGGGTTCAGCGGCTTCGCGGCGGTGGTGGACGCCCTCGGCGGCGTCACCGTCTGCCCGACCGCGCCGATCAACGATCCGTTGGCCGGCATCGACCTGCCCGCCGGCTGCCAGAAGCTGAACGGCCGCAGCGCGCTCGGATACGTTCGGACCCGCGACACCCCTCGAGCGGATCTGGACCGGATGGTCAACCAGCGGCAGTTCATCTCGGCGCTGCTGCACCGCGCGGCCAGCCCGTCGGTGTGGCTCAACCCGTGGCGCTGGTACGCCGTGCCGCACGCCGCGGCCGAGGCGCTCACGGTCGACGACCGCGACCACGTCTGGGACCTGGCCCGGCTGGGCTGGGCGCTGCACGGATCGACCACCACACTGACCGTCCCAATCGGCGACTTCGCCAGTAACAGCGCGGGCTCGGTAGTGGTATGGAATCACGACGTCGCGGGCCAGCTGTTCGAAGCGCTGGTCGCCGACTCCGCGGTGCCCGCCGCCGCGCTCGAAGGGCAGTCATAA
- a CDS encoding ferritin: MTETDAPKSKFHSLLQEQISHEFTSSQQYVAIAVYFSAAELPQLAKHFYGRALEERNHAMMLVQHLLDRDVPVEITGVDAVRNRFDQPRDALVLALEQEKIVTEQITQLARVARDEGDYLGEQFMQWFLQEQVEEVAVMKTLVTVSDRAGANLFDLENFVAREVATQGISASAPPAAGGHLVSPV; the protein is encoded by the coding sequence ATGACCGAGACGGACGCCCCCAAGTCGAAGTTCCACTCATTACTCCAGGAACAGATTTCCCACGAATTCACGAGCTCTCAGCAATACGTCGCGATTGCCGTTTATTTCAGCGCCGCCGAACTACCACAATTGGCGAAACATTTTTACGGCCGCGCGCTTGAGGAACGCAATCACGCAATGATGTTGGTGCAGCATCTGCTCGACCGTGACGTTCCGGTCGAGATCACGGGCGTCGACGCGGTGCGCAACCGATTCGACCAACCGCGCGACGCGCTGGTCCTGGCTCTCGAGCAGGAAAAAATCGTCACCGAACAGATCACCCAGCTGGCCCGGGTGGCGCGCGACGAGGGTGATTACCTCGGCGAGCAGTTCATGCAGTGGTTCCTGCAAGAGCAGGTCGAAGAGGTCGCGGTGATGAAAACCCTGGTGACGGTGTCCGACCGCGCCGGGGCCAACCTGTTCGACCTGGAAAACTTCGTCGCCCGCGAGGTGGCTACTCAGGGCATCAGCGCGAGTGCCCCGCCGGCCGCGGGCGGCCACCTGGTCTCGCCGGTCTAG
- a CDS encoding glycerophosphodiester phosphodiesterase gives MTWADEVVAGHPFVVAHRGASAARPEHTQAAYDLALKEGADGVECDVRLTRDGHLVCVHDRRLDRTSTGAGLVSTMTLAQLRELEFGAWHDSWRPDGTHGDTSLLTLDALVSLVLDWNRPVKLFIETKHPVRYGSLVESKLLALLHRYGIASPASADRSRAVVMSFSAAAVWRIRRAAPLLPTVLLGRNARYLTSSAATAVGATAVGPSVVALKEYPQLVDRAAAQGRAVYCWTVDGYDDIDFCRDVGVAWIATNHPGRTKTWLENARTLDGRG, from the coding sequence ATGACGTGGGCCGACGAGGTGGTCGCCGGGCATCCCTTTGTCGTCGCCCATCGCGGCGCGTCGGCGGCTCGCCCCGAACACACGCAGGCGGCGTACGACCTCGCGCTCAAAGAGGGGGCCGACGGGGTGGAATGCGATGTACGGCTGACCCGCGACGGCCATTTGGTGTGCGTGCACGACCGCCGGCTGGACCGGACCTCGACCGGCGCCGGTCTAGTCAGCACCATGACGCTCGCCCAGTTGCGCGAGCTGGAATTCGGTGCCTGGCACGACAGTTGGCGGCCCGATGGCACCCACGGTGATACCAGCCTGCTGACGCTGGATGCCCTGGTATCGCTGGTGCTCGACTGGAACCGGCCGGTCAAGCTGTTCATCGAGACCAAGCACCCGGTTCGGTACGGCTCGCTGGTCGAAAGCAAGCTGCTGGCGCTGCTGCACCGCTACGGCATCGCTTCGCCGGCGTCGGCCGACCGGTCGCGCGCGGTGGTGATGTCCTTCTCGGCCGCGGCCGTGTGGCGAATCCGCCGAGCAGCACCGCTGCTGCCTACGGTTTTGCTCGGCCGGAATGCCCGCTACCTGACCAGCAGCGCGGCCACGGCCGTCGGGGCCACAGCCGTCGGGCCCTCGGTCGTCGCGCTGAAGGAATATCCGCAACTGGTGGATCGCGCCGCCGCCCAGGGCCGGGCGGTGTATTGCTGGACCGTCGACGGGTACGACGACATCGACTTCTGCCGGGACGTCGGGGTGGCCTGGATCGCTACCAACCACCCCGGCCGCACGAAAACCTGGCTGGAAAACGCGCGGACCCTCGACGGCAGGGGCTAG
- a CDS encoding DUF4328 domain-containing protein has translation MIQVCSQCGTRWNVRERRREWCPRCRGALLAPLPDTAGAAPGWNTPASPPARSITPQRTPPRLPPGFRWIAVRPGAAPPMRRGRRVLGPTPRYAVIPRWGLTDRVAQTAAGPEGSAPAGPPSALVRLVLFISVLTLGVAALVYVARYVLLVYNRKTLLNSIVATAADWLGDLASVAALIALITSGVLLIRWLIARRAAVFAHYGLADYRSVAALWAGCAVPLVNLLWAPVYVIELAALEDHLGRVRRPIVEWWIAWVVSYAVSIWAILTSFATDPQGIANNTVLMVFGYLFAAATLAAVARIFEGFERKPVARPAHRWVVVTPDLPARPGASDAVPVESDAAPVELKGEEPAA, from the coding sequence GTGATCCAGGTGTGCTCCCAGTGCGGCACTCGGTGGAACGTGCGCGAACGCCGCCGCGAGTGGTGCCCCCGCTGCCGCGGCGCGCTGCTCGCACCACTGCCGGACACCGCGGGGGCCGCCCCCGGGTGGAATACGCCCGCCAGCCCGCCTGCTCGGTCGATCACGCCGCAACGCACCCCGCCGCGGTTGCCGCCGGGCTTCCGCTGGATCGCGGTGCGTCCGGGTGCCGCACCCCCCATGCGGCGGGGCCGACGGGTGCTCGGGCCCACGCCTCGCTACGCGGTGATCCCGCGCTGGGGGTTGACCGACCGCGTCGCGCAGACCGCGGCGGGCCCCGAGGGTTCGGCGCCGGCCGGGCCGCCGTCCGCGCTGGTGCGTCTGGTGCTGTTCATCAGCGTGCTCACGCTCGGCGTTGCCGCGCTGGTGTACGTCGCCCGGTATGTGCTGTTGGTCTACAACCGAAAGACCTTGCTGAACTCGATCGTGGCGACCGCGGCGGACTGGCTGGGGGATCTGGCCAGTGTGGCGGCCCTCATCGCGCTGATCACCTCTGGGGTGCTTCTGATTCGGTGGCTGATCGCGCGGCGGGCAGCGGTGTTTGCGCATTACGGCCTAGCCGATTATCGCTCGGTCGCGGCGTTGTGGGCCGGCTGCGCCGTGCCGCTGGTCAATCTGCTGTGGGCTCCGGTCTACGTCATCGAGTTGGCCGCTCTCGAGGATCATCTCGGTCGAGTGCGCCGACCCATCGTCGAATGGTGGATCGCCTGGGTTGTCAGCTACGCGGTGTCGATCTGGGCCATCCTCACCAGTTTCGCCACCGATCCCCAGGGCATCGCGAACAACACCGTCCTGATGGTGTTCGGGTACCTGTTCGCGGCCGCGACGCTGGCCGCCGTGGCCCGGATATTCGAGGGATTCGAACGCAAACCCGTAGCACGCCCCGCGCACCGTTGGGTCGTGGTAACCCCAGATCTCCCGGCTCGGCCCGGCGCGTCCGACGCCGTTCCGGTTGAGTCCGACGCGGCTCCGGTTGAGTTGAAGGGGGAGGAACCGGCAGCATAG
- a CDS encoding superoxide dismutase, whose amino-acid sequence MAEYTLPDLDWDYAALEPHISGQINEIHHSKHHATYVKGLNDAIAKLEEARANDDHAAIFLNEKNLAFHLGGHVNHSIWWKNLSPNGGDKPTGDLAAAIDEQFGSFDKFRAQFSAAANGLQGSGWAVLGYDTLGDRLLTFQLYDQQANVPLGIIPLLQVDMWEHAFYLQYKNVKADYVKAFWNVVNWADVQSRYAAATSKTQGLIFG is encoded by the coding sequence GTGGCTGAATACACCCTGCCCGATTTGGACTGGGACTACGCAGCGCTGGAACCACACATCTCAGGTCAGATCAACGAGATCCACCACAGCAAGCACCATGCGACCTACGTCAAGGGTTTGAACGACGCCATTGCCAAACTCGAAGAGGCACGCGCCAACGACGACCACGCCGCGATCTTCCTGAACGAGAAGAACCTGGCGTTCCACTTGGGTGGCCACGTCAACCACTCGATCTGGTGGAAGAACCTGTCTCCGAACGGTGGCGACAAGCCGACCGGCGACCTCGCGGCCGCGATCGACGAGCAGTTCGGATCCTTCGACAAGTTCCGCGCTCAGTTCAGTGCGGCGGCCAACGGCCTGCAGGGCTCGGGGTGGGCGGTGCTCGGCTATGACACGCTCGGCGACCGGTTGCTGACTTTCCAGCTGTACGACCAGCAAGCTAACGTGCCGCTGGGCATCATCCCGCTGCTGCAGGTCGACATGTGGGAGCACGCCTTTTACCTGCAGTACAAGAACGTCAAGGCCGACTACGTCAAGGCGTTCTGGAACGTGGTCAATTGGGCAGATGTGCAGTCGCGTTACGCAGCCGCAACGTCGAAGACCCAGGGCCTTATTTTCGGCTGA
- a CDS encoding peptidase, which yields METGSGQPIGVAPFHARGALKGFVISGRWPDSTKEWAQLLMVAVRVASLPGLLSTTTVFGAREELPDEPEPDTVGLVLAEGTVFGESAIQPGYFADHQPPALLMLHPPSETTPSLPECTGAASGCVLLPGLPYLGLEHRAAWVEAEADGTITSMVSRVGVDPISHPDTAILAMLLAA from the coding sequence ATGGAAACTGGTTCGGGCCAGCCGATAGGGGTAGCCCCCTTCCATGCTCGTGGTGCCCTGAAGGGGTTTGTCATCTCCGGCCGTTGGCCCGACTCGACCAAGGAGTGGGCGCAGCTGTTGATGGTTGCGGTACGGGTCGCGTCGTTGCCTGGATTGCTTTCCACCACAACGGTATTCGGCGCCCGCGAGGAGTTGCCAGACGAGCCCGAGCCCGACACCGTCGGGCTGGTTCTCGCCGAGGGCACGGTATTCGGTGAATCAGCAATCCAGCCAGGGTATTTCGCGGATCATCAACCGCCGGCGCTGCTGATGCTGCATCCCCCGTCCGAAACCACACCGTCGTTGCCGGAATGCACCGGAGCAGCGTCGGGATGCGTCCTGTTACCGGGGTTGCCCTATCTGGGTTTGGAGCACCGGGCCGCATGGGTAGAAGCCGAAGCCGACGGCACCATCACGTCGATGGTGAGCCGCGTCGGCGTCGACCCCATCAGCCATCCCGACACCGCTATTCTGGCCATGCTGCTTGCGGCATAA
- a CDS encoding transcriptional regulator — protein MSTTFSARLNRLFDTVYPPGRGPHTSAEVIAALKAEGITMSAPYLSQLRSGNRTNPSSATMAALANFFRIKSAYFTDDEYYEKLDKELVWMSTMRDDGVRRIAQRAVGLSPQAQQDIVERVNELRRAEHLDA, from the coding sequence ATGAGCACGACGTTTTCCGCCCGCCTGAACCGCTTGTTCGACACGGTGTATCCACCCGGGCGCGGACCGCACACCTCAGCGGAGGTGATCGCGGCACTCAAGGCGGAGGGCATCACGATGTCGGCTCCCTACCTGTCGCAGCTACGCTCCGGCAATCGCACGAATCCGTCGTCGGCGACGATGGCCGCCCTGGCCAACTTCTTCCGGATCAAGTCGGCTTACTTCACCGACGACGAGTACTACGAGAAGCTCGACAAGGAGCTGGTCTGGATGTCCACGATGCGCGACGACGGTGTGCGTCGCATCGCGCAGCGCGCCGTCGGGTTGTCGCCTCAAGCGCAGCAGGACATCGTGGAGCGCGTCAACGAACTCCGCCGCGCCGAACACCTCGACGCCTAG
- a CDS encoding DUF6474 family protein — MGLFRKRKTRATRRAEARAIKARAKLEAKLDAKNQVRRLKADRRAADKALKAQIKSQRDSDRAALKVAETELKAAREGKVLSPTRIRRVLTVSRLLAPILTPVIYRAAMAARAMIDQRRADQLGIPLAQIGQFSGHGAQLSARIAGSEKSLRMVQDKKPKDAETKQFVAAISERLTDLSAAVTAAENMPAARRRAAHSAISSQLDGIEADLMARLGLT, encoded by the coding sequence ATGGGCCTGTTTCGCAAGCGAAAGACTCGCGCCACGCGTCGTGCCGAAGCCCGTGCGATCAAGGCCCGCGCCAAGCTGGAAGCCAAGCTCGATGCCAAGAACCAGGTGCGCCGGTTGAAGGCCGATCGACGGGCGGCCGACAAGGCGCTCAAGGCGCAGATAAAGTCGCAGCGCGACAGCGACCGCGCGGCGTTAAAAGTCGCCGAGACCGAGCTCAAGGCCGCGCGGGAGGGCAAGGTGCTGTCCCCGACGCGGATCCGCCGGGTGCTGACGGTGTCGCGGCTGCTGGCACCGATCCTGACGCCGGTGATCTACCGCGCGGCGATGGCCGCCCGCGCGATGATCGACCAGCGTCGCGCGGACCAACTCGGGATTCCTTTGGCGCAGATCGGCCAGTTCTCCGGGCACGGCGCCCAGCTGTCGGCGCGGATCGCCGGCTCGGAAAAGTCGTTGCGAATGGTGCAGGACAAAAAGCCCAAGGACGCCGAGACCAAGCAGTTCGTGGCCGCCATCTCCGAGCGGCTCACCGATTTGTCGGCGGCCGTCACCGCCGCGGAGAACATGCCGGCCGCGCGCCGGCGTGCCGCGCACTCGGCGATCTCCTCGCAACTCGACGGCATCGAAGCAGATCTGATGGCTCGACTCGGACTGACCTGA